The DNA window TTAGCAGTAACTTTCACAGTGTCTCCGTTTCTTTCAACAGCAGAAACAGCAGTAGAAAGCATAAACTTCATTCCTTGTTTTTTAAGAACTTTAGTCAATTCCTTGCTTAAAGCCCCATCCATTCCAGGAATAATTTTATCCATAAACTCAACTACAGTTACCTGAGATCCTAATCTTAAGTATACAGATCCTAATTCAAGACCGATTACTCCACCTCCGATAACTACTAAATGTTTAGGAATTTCCTTAAGATTTAAAGCTTCAGTAGAGGTAATTACCCTTTCCTTATCCAGAGAAATGAAAGGTAAAGAAGATGGTTTAGAACCAGTTGCAATAATGGTATATTTTGATTCAATTGTTTCAGAAGAACCGTCTTTCTTTGTGATTTTGATCTGAGTAGCAGATTCAAAACTTCCTACTCCTTCAAAAACAGTAATTTTGTTTTTGTCCATCAGGAAATTGATTCCCTTAGTCGTTTGATCAACAACTTCGTTCTTACGCTCGATTATTCTTGCAATATCTGCCTGCGGCTCATTGATAATAATTCCGTGGCTTGCAAAATTGTGTTTTGCATTCTCGAAATGCTCAGAGCTATCAAGAAGTGCTTTTGACGGAATACATCCAACGTTAAGACAAGTTCCGCCTAAAGTTGAATATTTTTCAATAATTGCTGTTTTGAAACCTAATTGTGCTGCACGGATTGCAGCTACATAACCACCGGGACCAGAACCTATTACGGTAACATCGAATTGACTCATGTTATTTTATGAATTTGTTTATTACTATCTATCTTAATTCTCACAAATTTACATATAAATTACCAAGCACCAAAGTGAGTTTTATCAATTTTGAGTTCGAAAAATTTTAAATACCTTAACGCGGTTATTAGTCTACTATTACTTTGCCTTGTCCTATTGTTCCCGAACTGTCAAAAAATGAACCTCCATACACATACCATTCAAGGTTTTCAAGATATTCCACTGCATTTTCCGGAGTAATCTGTGAGCGATCTTTTTTAGAAACAATTCCTTTGTACCATCTTCCTGATTTTGAATAATGCTCATATTCAACAAAATAATGAATCCATATTCTCTGGCATAACTTACACTGTTGAATACTTACTTCGCCGTATCTTCCGTTGGTATGATCTATCCCTAATTCCGAACTTCTGTATTCAGTATAATTGTGGTCAGGTTTTTCACAAGCACATCCTATTTTAGGAATCATTTTCATTCTATTTTTATTTGAAACGCAAAAATACTAAAAACCCAGTAACCAGAACTTACGATTGGCAGTGCAGATAAAGTAAAAAGTCTTTTTGTTTAAGGAAGAATTCGAGAATAGGGGTTATTTATTCAAAAACTAAATATTTTCTTCGTGTCCTTCTTTCAAATACATTGTCGTAAAAACCGGTGGCTTTTCTTTTGGGGCATTATCAAAACGAAGAGTACTAACGTTTTTAGTTTTATAGAAAGCATCTCCTTCCCTTTTCCTATATCTGAAAAACAGACTCTCCGGGTTGTCACAAGCCTTTATGTTATTGATTATTTATTCATCAGATCCAATAATACTTTCTCGTATTCATTCAAAATAATATTTTTAGAAAATCTCGATTTAATAGAATTTTTTATTGCATCCCGATTATAATTTTTTTGTAAAATCATCATGATTCTTTTAGCAAAATCTTCATAATTTTCAATATTTGAAACTTCTCCATTCACTGTATTCTGGATGATTTCATTAATTCCACCGGGGCAATTGTTGGCTAAAGAATAGGTACCACAGGCTCCGGCTTCCAGAAGTACATTCGGAAACCCTTCGTATCTTGAAGAAAGGATAAATAAATCTGCATATTTTAAAAATTGATAGGGATTATCTTGTCTGCCGTGAAAAACAACATTTTTCAGATCCAGAAAGTCTTTCATTTGATAAAGGACTTCTTTGTCTTTTCCATCACCTAAAATATGCAATAAAATATTTTCATTTTTAAGTCTGGAAAAAACTTTCAGAAGATTATCAAATCCCTTTCTGGCAGACAGGTTGCCGATAGCCACTACATTTTTGTAGTTGTATTTAAAACTCTCCGGCTTTAGGACATTGGCCATTTTTTCGTCAATAAAATCAAAGTCAACCGGATTATTAATCTTAACAATTCTTTTCTTCTTAATATTAAAATTATCCACCAGATCCTTCATCATATCATCACTTTGGGCAATAATTTTCTGGTAGTTATTGTAAAAATTATAAAAGAATTTGATTTCTTTTCTGGTAACATGCTCAGTTACTACATTGGTTTCTCTTGCAATGAATTTTGTTCTCGGAAAAAGTTTAATAAATAATGCTAAATAAGCATTTACTTCTCCAAATCCCGAGAATACGATATCAGGTTTTCTCCTGTAAATCTCACCCAATATAGGTCTTAACGAATGTCTGATTCTCTCTGTATTGATATCGATAACTTCAACATCTTTCTTGAGGAAATTAAGATATCCACCACGTTTACGCAACAACAAAATCTTAGGTTCAAATCGATCCCTCGACAGGTGATTGGCAATCGTAGTGACAATTCTTTCTGCACCGCCTGTCTCCAGATCCGGCAGAATAAATATGACAGAGATTTTTTTCATCAGTTAAAGTTACTAAAAAGTTTCATTATCTTTCAAATATTGGAATGCTGAAGATTTTCTATGACTAAAAAGTCATTGCGAGCAAAGCGAAGCAATCTCATTCATTACAATAAAAAAACTCTTCAGCTGAAGAGTTTTTATGATTTTTCTATATTCCATTCCTTAGTTGGCAACGTCGCTGATAAATTTAATTCTCAGCATTCTTACTTCTTCATCAGACAATTCATCTCCGAACTCATCAAGCAAAACTTTCATACTGTCGCTTTCAGACTCGTTCATGAATTCCATAAAGCCGTCTACGATATCTTCATCAAAATTGTCTTCAATATAATAATCGATATTCAACTTTGTTCCCTGATACACAATCCTTTCCATTTCTTTCAGAAGTTCATCCATAGAAAGGTTTTTGGCTCTGGCGATATCTTCAAGATCAATTTTTTTATCAGTACTCTGAATAATGAAAACTTTATGGCTGGATTTATTAGCCACCTGCTTCAATACCATATCCTGAGTACGTTCTATATTATTATCTTCAACATATGTTTTAATGTAATCGGCGAACTCTTTACCATATTTTTTGGCTTTTCCTTCTCCTACCCCATAAATTTTAGCAATCTCATCTACGGTAACCGGGTACTGAACTGTCATATCCTCCAAACTCGGATCCATAAATACCGTATAAGGTGGAATACCGTGTTTTTTGGCTACTTTTTTTCTCAGTTCTTTTAA is part of the Chryseobacterium lactis genome and encodes:
- a CDS encoding glycosyltransferase, whose translation is MKKISVIFILPDLETGGAERIVTTIANHLSRDRFEPKILLLRKRGGYLNFLKKDVEVIDINTERIRHSLRPILGEIYRRKPDIVFSGFGEVNAYLALFIKLFPRTKFIARETNVVTEHVTRKEIKFFYNFYNNYQKIIAQSDDMMKDLVDNFNIKKKRIVKINNPVDFDFIDEKMANVLKPESFKYNYKNVVAIGNLSARKGFDNLLKVFSRLKNENILLHILGDGKDKEVLYQMKDFLDLKNVVFHGRQDNPYQFLKYADLFILSSRYEGFPNVLLEAGACGTYSLANNCPGGINEIIQNTVNGEVSNIENYEDFAKRIMMILQKNYNRDAIKNSIKSRFSKNIILNEYEKVLLDLMNK
- the lpdA gene encoding dihydrolipoyl dehydrogenase, which gives rise to MSQFDVTVIGSGPGGYVAAIRAAQLGFKTAIIEKYSTLGGTCLNVGCIPSKALLDSSEHFENAKHNFASHGIIINEPQADIARIIERKNEVVDQTTKGINFLMDKNKITVFEGVGSFESATQIKITKKDGSSETIESKYTIIATGSKPSSLPFISLDKERVITSTEALNLKEIPKHLVVIGGGVIGLELGSVYLRLGSQVTVVEFMDKIIPGMDGALSKELTKVLKKQGMKFMLSTAVSAVERNGDTVKVTAKDKKGEEVVVEGDYCLVSVGRKPYTEGLGLEKAGVELDERGRVKVNDHLQTNVANIYAIGDVIKGAMLAHKASEEGTLVAEILAGQKPHINYNLIPGVVYTWPEVAGVGKTEEQLKEEGVAYKVGSFPMRALGRSRASGDVDGLVKIIADEKTDEVLGMHIIGARAADLIAEGVIAMEFRASAEDIARSSHAHPTYAEAIKEAALDATGKRPIHI